A stretch of DNA from Candidatus Bathyarchaeota archaeon:
AAGAGGTAACGATTCACGTAGAAGATTAACAGATGCACCGATCGTTCTATATTTTGGATGAATAACAACTCGGGCAATCCGTGTTAGTTTCTCATTCAGATCTTTCATCGTTTCAAGCTTCAAAATCCTACTTCGACAAGGGGCAGCACTCATAGGACAAACATAAACGACAGCTCCACAAACGCAGTCTCCCCTCTTCAAAACAAATATCTTCTGAATAAAAGCTACCCTATGACTGCGATAATGAAAACCTGAGACTTGCTTCCAATCCTCATAAGATCCCTCTTCGACAGTCATTTCTTCGAGCAAACTGCATTGCGGTCTAGTTTTGTTTGGGTAATAGTTGACAGTTACTTCGCTGCCAAATCTCTTGTGAATATGTACCGATGGTGCTAAATCTTCAAAAAGATCTGTGTGAGTTGTAGCCGCAACTACTGCTTTGCCGAGTTGGCGAGCGAGCTTTTGAACATTATATGCAACTATTTTAGCAGTTTCTCGGTCTAAGGTGGCGCAGAACTCGTCCATGATCCACCATTGAGCCCCTGACTCAATCAATTTAGCTAGTCTATATCGATATTTTTGTCCATCGCTGAGTTGGCTATAACGGCGAACAAACAGGAAAGCATCATTCAACCCCACTTTAGACAGAAGTTTCAAGCCCTCTTCAACTGTATCGCCTACAGTATCAATCAATGGTTTATCCGGATCCACTTCAACCTCATTTAGTCTTGTAGCTTCATCAGCTTTTAGATCGCCAACAATAGCTTTTAGCAGCACACTTTTTCCAGAACCGCTATCACCAGTCAAATACACAATATCTTTTGGACCAATCTTTAGTTCCACATTATCGTAAAGAACATGCTCCTGAAACTCGGAAATTCCCATTCCGAAGGCTTCAGCAACCTCAACAGTCCGGTCAGTAATGTCGGTCTTGGTTTCATAACCAATATTGAAAGTGAACTTACCAGACTCTCGATCGTATCGCCTAGCAAATTTGTTGATTCTAAAATATTCTCTTCCGTGCCTCATTCTTCTTTCTCCTTGTCTTCGTTATGGTCCCATGGAAACTTCCAACCGTGACGTTTTTTCTCATGCAGATAGATGCTGTGAGCTGCCAAACCCAGAGCGAAACTAGCCAAACAACCAACAACAAAATTAATCAAATCAATCAACACATCCT
This window harbors:
- a CDS encoding ATP-binding cassette domain-containing protein — protein: MRHGREYFRINKFARRYDRESGKFTFNIGYETKTDITDRTVEVAEAFGMGISEFQEHVLYDNVELKIGPKDIVYLTGDSGSGKSVLLKAIVGDLKADEATRLNEVEVDPDKPLIDTVGDTVEEGLKLLSKVGLNDAFLFVRRYSQLSDGQKYRYRLAKLIESGAQWWIMDEFCATLDRETAKIVAYNVQKLARQLGKAVVAATTHTDLFEDLAPSVHIHKRFGSEVTVNYYPNKTRPQCSLLEEMTVEEGSYEDWKQVSGFHYRSHRVAFIQKIFVLKRGDCVCGAVVYVCPMSAAPCRSRILKLETMKDLNEKLTRIARVVIHPKYRTIGASVNLLRESLPLCGKPNVEMIAVMARYNPFAEHAGMVRVCNSKPDKTILEAISKLEKLGLTSYLLSVPEYNKQKLKGNVTSVKEILEKFSYPYNRRIAGAHGNFTKGDYFKWLQNIEESELARALTRLAQLNQSKVYLFWKRQ